CTTGATATGACGAGAGGGTAGTAGAGAAAGTCGGAATCAAACCTGTAGAGAATTGGATTGACGCTTTTTTCTTCAGGGTTGACAATTATAATGTCTAAAACATAGTATCGAAATCCTCTTCCCATATAATTGTCTATAGCTGTTTCATAATCCGCCAAAGTAATCTCTCCGTTTATTCCGCTTCCAATAAGAAAATCTTCCATCCATTCAACTAGCTCTGAAGTATCGTTGGCCTTAACAACAGTTATGTTATGGGAACCTATTTTCTCGTGAAATACCACGTCCACGCTTTTTGAGCGAGCTTCACCCTCACTAGAGTACATGAACTGGTTCATTCCTTCCTCCCATATTAACCGCTGAATTTCTTCAAATGCCGTAAAACTTGCAATCTCCACCTTTGGCTCAGCTGGAAGCGGAAGAACTTCAAGGACAACTGTTTCTTGGTCAGCAGACACATCTGTTGAGAGGATCATTATTTCTTCATGTCCATTCCACGCAATTATGGCCTTTTGTCCAGGTTCATATACTGAGGCGGTGGGAATTACGGGAATCATTCCCCTATCAGCATAAACTAGCTGAGAAAAGAATCCGATAAAAAGCAACGGCAGTAAAAAGAAAAATAAATACTTTTTAGGCATAGTCAATTCACCTTCTAAAATTAACAATTTTCTTGGCTTATAAAATGCTAGAGATTAGAACAGTTGAAACTATGGATTAGAACATGTCTGTAAAGCATATTAACAGTTAATAGGCGTTGAAGCCATAAATACGTGAAGCTTCAAGGTGAAAGGTTTGATTCCGATAAATGCTCCGCAAATTGGGCGGGAAGAAATTGATGCAGTGATTAAAGTTTTGGAAAGCGGGGTCTTAACAACTGGTCTGGGGAAAGGCCCAAACGTGGAAAGATTTGAGAAGGCGTTCGCAGAATTTGTTAAGGCAAAATATGCAGTAGCAGTCAATAGTGGAACAGCCGCCCTGCACTCCGCCCTTCTAGCCATAGGAGTTTCAAGAGGAGATGAAGTTATACTTCCAAGCTTCACCTTTGTGGCAACAGCGGAAATGGTTGTTCTAGCAGGTGCAAAACCAATTTTCGTAGACATAGACCCAATCACATACACTGTAAATCCAGAGAAAATTGAAGAAGCCGTCACAGAGAAAACTAAGGCGATAATACCAGTAGACTTGTACGGGCTTTCAGCCGACATGCAAGTTATTAAGGAAATTGCGGAAAAACACGATTTAAAGATAATTGAGGACGCCGCACAGGCTCATGGAGCCCTATATAAGGGAAACCCGCCTGGAAAGTTCGCTGACATTGCCTGCTGGAGCTTTTATGCAAGTAAGAATATGACGACTGGGGAGGGGGGAATGCTAACAACCGAAAATGAGGAATATGCGGAAAAACTACGTTATATTAGGTCTCATGGAGAGAAAGTGAAATATCGTTCCCATATGCTTGGGCATAACTACCGCATGCCAGAAATAGAAGCAGCAATAGGCTATGTTCAACTTAAAAAGCTTCCAAGCTTCCTTGAAAAAAGAAGGAGAAACGCCGAGATATTAACTGAAAAGCTTAAAGAAAACGATAGCCTTCAGCTTCCAAGCGAACCTGAAGGCTATAGGCACAGCTGGTACCTTTACACGATTAGACTGAAAAACGCCGACGCCACCCAGAGAAACAGTTTTGCCGAAGAATTAAGAAAACGCGGCATAGGCATTGGAATATACTATCATATTCCAATTCATCTGATGCCTTACTACCGTCAATTTGGAGAATATAAACTTCCAGAAACAGAAAGAGCAGCTAACCAAGTCTTATCTTTACCTGTCCACCCCGGAGTCTCAGAGGAACAAGCCAGTTTTATAGCGGAAACAGTCATACAACTGCTAAGTTAGCCTCATTTAACAGTTAAGATTTATATGTTACCGTGTACTGCATACTATAATCCGTCTGAATTATGCTTATCTCCGAGGTATCTGCATGGCTAAAAAACGCGTTATTATAATGGGCGCAGCAGGAAGGGACTTCCATAACTTCAACGTATACTTTAGAGGAAACGACGAGTACGAAGTAGTTGCTTTCACCGCAACCCAAATTCCAGGCATAGAAGGCCGCACATACCCCCCTGAACTTGCAGGCCCTAACTATCCAAGTGGAATTCCAATTTATCCGGAAGAGGAACTGCCAAGTCTAATTAAGAAATTCAACGTTGATGAAGTGGTGTTCGCCTACAGCGATGTTTCCCACGAGTATGTCATGCATAAAGCATCAATTGCCCTAGCGGCAGGTGCAGACTTTAGGCTTATGGGGCCATCCACTACGATGCTTAAAGCGAAAGTTCCAGTTGTCTCGGTTTGTGCTGTTAGAACTGGAAGTGGAAAAAGTCAAACTTCAAGAAAAGTAGCGAAAATTTTGAGGTCAAACGGCTATCGGGTAGTTGTTATTAGACATCCAATGCCCTATGGAGATTTAAGGAAACAAGTTTGCCAAAGATTTGCAACATTCGAAGATTTAGACAAATACGAATGCACAATTGAGGAAAGAGAGGAATATGAACCGCACATAAGAAACGGGGTCATCGTCTACGCTGGTGTTGACTACGAAAAAATTCTGAGAGAAGCAGAGAAAGAAGCAGACGTAATCGTTTGGGACGGAGGAAACAACGACTTACCCTTCTATAAACCCGACCTACACATAGTTGTAGCCGACCCTCACAGGCCGGGGCATGAGCTGAAATATCATCCGGGAGAAGCAAATCTAAGGATGGCAAACGTAGTAGTAATAAACAAAGTTGACACTGCAGAGCCAGAAAACATAGAAAAAGTTGAAAATAACGTGAAAAAAGCTAATCCAAACGCCATAATAGTTAAAGCTGCTTCTCCAATGAAAGTTGATAACCCCGAACTTATCAAAGGGAAACGAGCCCTCGTAATCGAGGACGGCCCAACCCTGACACACGGCGAAATGCCCTACGGAATAGCAACTATAGCAGCCAAAAAATTAGGGGCAAGCGAAATCGTTGACCCAAGACCCTACGCGGTAGGTTCAATAATTGAAGCTTATAAAAAATACAAGCATTTAGGAGCCATACTACCGGCGCTTGGATATGGAGAACATCAAATCAGAGAATTAGAAGAAAC
Above is a genomic segment from Candidatus Bathyarchaeota archaeon containing:
- a CDS encoding GTPase codes for the protein MAKKRVIIMGAAGRDFHNFNVYFRGNDEYEVVAFTATQIPGIEGRTYPPELAGPNYPSGIPIYPEEELPSLIKKFNVDEVVFAYSDVSHEYVMHKASIALAAGADFRLMGPSTTMLKAKVPVVSVCAVRTGSGKSQTSRKVAKILRSNGYRVVVIRHPMPYGDLRKQVCQRFATFEDLDKYECTIEEREEYEPHIRNGVIVYAGVDYEKILREAEKEADVIVWDGGNNDLPFYKPDLHIVVADPHRPGHELKYHPGEANLRMANVVVINKVDTAEPENIEKVENNVKKANPNAIIVKAASPMKVDNPELIKGKRALVIEDGPTLTHGEMPYGIATIAAKKLGASEIVDPRPYAVGSIIEAYKKYKHLGAILPALGYGEHQIRELEETINATPCDVVVVGTPIDLRRIVKINKSAVYVRYELQEVGSPNLEEILNKHFPPK
- a CDS encoding DegT/DnrJ/EryC1/StrS family aminotransferase — protein: MIPINAPQIGREEIDAVIKVLESGVLTTGLGKGPNVERFEKAFAEFVKAKYAVAVNSGTAALHSALLAIGVSRGDEVILPSFTFVATAEMVVLAGAKPIFVDIDPITYTVNPEKIEEAVTEKTKAIIPVDLYGLSADMQVIKEIAEKHDLKIIEDAAQAHGALYKGNPPGKFADIACWSFYASKNMTTGEGGMLTTENEEYAEKLRYIRSHGEKVKYRSHMLGHNYRMPEIEAAIGYVQLKKLPSFLEKRRRNAEILTEKLKENDSLQLPSEPEGYRHSWYLYTIRLKNADATQRNSFAEELRKRGIGIGIYYHIPIHLMPYYRQFGEYKLPETERAANQVLSLPVHPGVSEEQASFIAETVIQLLS
- a CDS encoding DUF2330 domain-containing protein, with product MPKKYLFFFLLPLLFIGFFSQLVYADRGMIPVIPTASVYEPGQKAIIAWNGHEEIMILSTDVSADQETVVLEVLPLPAEPKVEIASFTAFEEIQRLIWEEGMNQFMYSSEGEARSKSVDVVFHEKIGSHNITVVKANDTSELVEWMEDFLIGSGINGEITLADYETAIDNYMGRGFRYYVLDIIIVNPEEKSVNPILYRFDSDFLYYPLVISSPIKGDTHITLFLLTENKIDKDYFPLQNAYYKTYDHSGLILLKPIQFALSKGDLSKIDLRIAEIFQDLAWLTVLQFNGKLGWLTRDFMISEDAPITDNVTVEVNIPWNLLISYTLLGAVCTLAGVASTFLIMRKKQRE